A window of Pseudodesulfovibrio hydrargyri contains these coding sequences:
- a CDS encoding radical SAM protein — MNVPCNSLIWNMTRKCNFRCEYCYFPHDNSPVTETLDAGRIKDFLDATGETWKVGLTGGEPFIYPGIVDICETLTQTHVIGIDTNLSVSSKVREFARRIDPARVHNLYVALHIEERERVKGVDAFIDNARLLLDRGFEIIVNYVVHPTLEERFHRDVAFFADHGIGITPRPFRGEFEGRRYPEAYGDRARAIFADHLEQGKKVAFNFEGLPCSAGRTLLRMEPDGTVFRCPGDKTVLGNVMDEVTLYQGCPPCTKKRCPCRGLDHVRLTDAQAALVEGVQFAVVAENDASLTAFEQAMVASPGHPCGENNLGVLAWRRGDRDAAARRFERALKSRPDNELYAANLDGARAGAPDFDPGICLDVNGDAASR; from the coding sequence ATGAACGTCCCCTGCAACTCATTGATCTGGAACATGACGCGGAAGTGCAATTTCCGCTGTGAATACTGCTATTTCCCCCACGACAACAGCCCCGTCACCGAGACCCTGGACGCGGGCCGCATCAAGGACTTCCTCGACGCCACGGGCGAGACCTGGAAGGTCGGCCTGACCGGGGGCGAACCGTTCATCTACCCCGGGATCGTCGACATCTGCGAGACCCTGACGCAAACCCACGTCATCGGCATCGACACCAACCTGTCCGTGTCCTCCAAGGTCCGCGAATTCGCCCGGCGCATCGATCCGGCGCGGGTCCACAACCTGTACGTGGCCCTGCACATCGAGGAGCGCGAGCGGGTCAAGGGCGTGGACGCCTTCATCGACAACGCCCGGCTGCTCCTGGACAGGGGCTTCGAGATCATCGTCAACTACGTGGTCCACCCCACCCTGGAGGAGCGCTTCCACCGGGACGTCGCCTTTTTCGCGGACCACGGCATCGGCATCACCCCGCGCCCCTTCAGGGGCGAGTTCGAAGGGCGGCGCTACCCCGAGGCGTACGGCGACCGGGCCCGGGCCATCTTCGCCGACCACCTGGAACAGGGCAAAAAGGTGGCCTTCAACTTCGAGGGACTGCCCTGCTCGGCGGGCCGCACCCTGCTGCGCATGGAGCCGGACGGGACCGTGTTCCGCTGCCCGGGCGACAAGACCGTGCTCGGCAACGTCATGGACGAAGTCACGCTCTACCAGGGGTGCCCGCCCTGCACCAAGAAGCGCTGCCCCTGCCGGGGGCTGGACCACGTGCGGCTGACCGACGCCCAGGCCGCCCTGGTGGAGGGCGTCCAGTTCGCGGTGGTGGCCGAAAACGACGCCTCCCTGACCGCCTTCGAGCAGGCCATGGTCGCTTCCCCAGGCCACCCGTGCGGCGAAAACAACCTCGGCGTGCTGGCCTGGCGGCGCGGCGACCGGGACGCGGCCGCGCGCCGTTTCGAGCGCGCCCTGAAGAGTCGGCCTGACAACGAGCTCTACGCCGCCAACCTCGACGGCGCCCGCGCCGGAGCCCCGGATTTCGATCCCGGCATCTGCCTGGATGTCAACGGGGACGCCGCTTCCCGCTGA
- a CDS encoding LysR family transcriptional regulator, with protein sequence MQDFLNDVPLLVEVARQKSFTKASEILGIGVSTLSRRIKLLEERMGVLLFYRDTRNVEPTDNGAYLLDRCGYILDEVQKTYESVVGNMQNPSGLIRICMFQDTYEHLLKDALLDFAAKWPDIQMELTFVEHPVDMRTDPYDVAFLIGPSIAPSLVARRLLTVEPFLYASPELFERYPMPEEPHDLDQLPCIALQRFGRRWPMHNGDRQVTVEVHPQYTFSSVEMCRDFALAGLGVAMVRKGRAEADEKAGRLVRVLPDWSGGFAHDVNLVMGSSQLPQRVRLFVDHILACVNP encoded by the coding sequence ATGCAGGATTTCCTCAATGACGTTCCCTTGCTGGTGGAAGTAGCCAGGCAGAAGAGCTTTACCAAGGCTTCGGAAATACTGGGTATCGGCGTATCAACCTTGTCCCGGCGCATCAAGCTGCTCGAGGAACGCATGGGCGTGCTGCTCTTCTACCGGGACACGCGCAACGTGGAGCCCACGGACAACGGGGCGTACCTGCTGGACCGTTGCGGCTACATCCTCGACGAGGTCCAGAAGACCTACGAATCCGTGGTCGGCAACATGCAGAACCCGTCCGGGCTGATCCGCATCTGCATGTTCCAGGACACCTACGAGCACCTGCTCAAGGACGCCCTGCTGGACTTCGCGGCCAAGTGGCCGGACATCCAGATGGAGCTGACCTTCGTGGAGCACCCGGTGGACATGCGCACCGACCCCTATGACGTGGCCTTTCTCATCGGCCCGTCCATCGCGCCGTCCCTGGTCGCCCGGAGGCTGCTGACCGTGGAGCCGTTCCTCTACGCCTCGCCCGAGCTGTTCGAGCGCTATCCCATGCCCGAGGAGCCCCACGACCTGGACCAATTGCCGTGCATCGCGCTCCAGCGGTTCGGACGACGCTGGCCCATGCACAACGGCGACCGGCAGGTGACCGTGGAGGTTCACCCTCAGTACACCTTCAGTTCCGTGGAAATGTGCCGGGACTTCGCCCTGGCCGGGCTGGGCGTCGCCATGGTCAGAAAAGGGCGGGCCGAGGCGGACGAAAAGGCCGGGCGGCTGGTCCGCGTGCTCCCGGACTGGAGCGGCGGATTCGCCCACGACGTGAACCTGGTCATGGGCTCCAGCCAGCTGCCTCAGCGGGTCCGGCTGTTCGTGGACCACATCCTGGCCTGCGTCAATCCGTGA
- a CDS encoding DUF169 domain-containing protein, protein MTMQSILDGTATFLEYLGLKEEPFGVYYADTLPENAYGPKTGVPISRELEDKHELDMQEVMKCFSCVIGNIWLARKKGGASFISAEEYGCPGGVYYTSMQKPHLRFIEHYVSTGFEGTPLEGERYMPNPDAMRNFMLEVNPREAPGKYCIFKPLSQFKDGEEPEFVIFFARPEVLCGLHTQATFTSGDMDCVVSPFGAGCTNLVAWPLYYKEKGLDKAVLGGFDPSARKFLKTDELTFTVSLSFYEKMLAALPDSMFTHETDWKGVRKKVDRSLKAWGEDES, encoded by the coding sequence ATGACGATGCAATCCATACTGGACGGCACGGCCACCTTTCTGGAGTACTTGGGCCTGAAGGAAGAGCCCTTCGGCGTCTACTACGCCGACACCTTGCCGGAAAACGCCTATGGCCCGAAGACGGGCGTGCCCATTTCGCGCGAACTCGAGGACAAGCACGAACTGGACATGCAGGAGGTCATGAAGTGTTTTTCCTGCGTCATAGGCAACATCTGGCTGGCCCGGAAAAAGGGCGGGGCCTCGTTCATCTCCGCCGAGGAGTACGGCTGCCCCGGCGGCGTGTACTACACCTCCATGCAGAAGCCCCACCTGCGGTTCATCGAACACTACGTTTCCACCGGCTTCGAGGGCACCCCGCTCGAGGGCGAACGGTACATGCCCAATCCCGACGCCATGCGCAATTTCATGCTCGAGGTGAACCCCCGCGAGGCGCCCGGCAAGTATTGCATCTTCAAGCCGCTCTCCCAGTTCAAGGACGGCGAGGAGCCGGAATTCGTCATCTTCTTCGCCCGGCCCGAGGTCCTGTGCGGCCTGCACACCCAGGCGACCTTCACCTCCGGCGACATGGACTGCGTGGTCTCGCCGTTCGGCGCGGGCTGCACCAACCTGGTCGCCTGGCCGCTCTACTACAAGGAAAAGGGGCTGGACAAGGCCGTGCTCGGCGGCTTCGATCCCTCGGCCCGGAAGTTCTTGAAGACCGACGAGCTGACCTTCACGGTCTCCCTGAGCTTCTATGAAAAGATGCTGGCCGCCCTGCCGGACTCCATGTTCACTCATGAGACCGACTGGAAGGGCGTGCGCAAGAAGGTCGACCGCAGCCTCAAGGCATGGGGCGAGGACGAATCCTAG
- a CDS encoding glycosyltransferase family protein, with translation MESKAYNILMYSHDTYGLGHIRRTMAIARNLVGPEVNILIVTGSPIVGRYTMPRGIDFVRIPGMIKKTNVVYVPHSIKVDPKIAISIRTKIISATAKSFKPDLLIVDKVPTGLKGEVLPTLKWMRKHLPCSRVVLGLRDILDDAESTRADWKRKKFPEVLRDLYSEIWVYGTKSMYDPITEYAFPDDIAAKTVFTGYIPRFIPRARKTKRKHKQVMVTIGGGGDGYTVLDTYLKMLETNGTVDFKTLMITGPFLSLERLDELADRARALKVQIKPFVRNMEKRMAKSDLVVSMGGYNTMCEILSLKKPALIIPRDNPRQEQLIRARVFKEQGLCEYIRWDDVSPETMREKINALLDDPTACTSALNTFAMTGLKVMRERLQYFREHC, from the coding sequence ATGGAATCGAAAGCCTACAACATCCTCATGTACTCCCACGACACCTACGGTCTGGGACACATCCGCCGCACCATGGCCATCGCCAGGAACCTGGTCGGACCCGAGGTGAACATCCTCATCGTCACCGGCTCGCCCATCGTGGGCCGGTACACCATGCCGCGCGGCATCGATTTCGTACGCATCCCGGGCATGATCAAGAAGACCAACGTGGTCTACGTGCCCCATTCCATCAAGGTCGACCCCAAGATCGCCATCTCCATCCGCACCAAGATCATCTCGGCCACGGCCAAGAGCTTCAAACCCGACCTGCTCATCGTGGACAAGGTCCCCACCGGGCTCAAGGGCGAGGTCCTGCCGACCCTGAAATGGATGCGCAAGCACCTGCCCTGCTCCCGCGTGGTCCTGGGCCTGCGCGACATCCTGGACGATGCCGAATCCACCCGCGCCGACTGGAAGCGCAAGAAGTTTCCCGAGGTCCTGCGCGACCTCTACTCCGAGATCTGGGTCTACGGGACCAAGTCCATGTACGACCCGATCACCGAATACGCCTTTCCCGACGACATCGCGGCCAAGACCGTGTTCACCGGCTACATCCCGCGCTTCATCCCCCGCGCCCGCAAGACCAAACGCAAGCACAAGCAGGTCATGGTCACCATCGGCGGCGGCGGGGACGGCTACACCGTGCTCGACACCTACCTGAAGATGCTTGAGACCAACGGGACCGTGGACTTCAAGACCCTGATGATCACCGGCCCGTTCCTCTCCCTGGAACGGCTCGACGAGCTGGCCGACCGCGCCCGCGCCCTCAAGGTCCAGATCAAGCCGTTCGTGCGCAACATGGAGAAGCGCATGGCCAAATCCGACCTGGTGGTCTCCATGGGCGGGTACAACACCATGTGCGAGATACTCTCCCTGAAGAAGCCCGCCCTGATCATCCCCCGCGACAACCCGCGCCAGGAGCAGCTCATCCGCGCCCGGGTGTTCAAGGAGCAGGGGCTGTGCGAGTACATCCGCTGGGACGACGTCTCGCCCGAGACCATGCGCGAGAAGATCAATGCCCTGCTCGACGACCCCACGGCCTGCACCTCGGCCCTGAACACCTTTGCCATGACCGGGCTCAAGGTCATGCGCGAACGGCTGCAATATTTCCGCGAGCACTGCTGA
- a CDS encoding polysaccharide deacetylase family protein, producing MTAEMNILMRELDAWKDAGETAEFWWRDDDAAEPTVPLDRLLSLSGRFGVPCGLATVPAKAGEPLRKTVSHAHLVWVLQHGFAHKNHAPSGAGAWELGNHRPKSVVVDELRQGMGKLTQLFKFQFVPVLVPPWNRIDPELLPYLPVLGYRGLSAGYKKSRPAPPAGLRVADAHCDVLHWKDKPNVRFAGTEKCLKLLADHLRDKRTGQADASEPSCVLTHHMAMDADAWAFVEALFEATSAHPAATWLSPAAIWSAKD from the coding sequence ATGACTGCCGAGATGAACATCCTGATGCGTGAACTGGACGCCTGGAAGGACGCGGGCGAGACCGCCGAATTCTGGTGGCGCGACGACGACGCGGCCGAACCCACCGTGCCCCTGGACCGGCTCCTCTCCCTGAGCGGCCGGTTCGGCGTGCCCTGCGGCCTGGCCACGGTCCCGGCCAAGGCGGGCGAACCGCTGCGCAAGACCGTGTCCCACGCCCACCTCGTCTGGGTCCTGCAGCACGGCTTCGCCCACAAGAACCACGCCCCGTCCGGGGCCGGAGCCTGGGAGCTCGGCAACCACCGGCCCAAGTCCGTGGTCGTGGACGAACTCAGGCAGGGCATGGGCAAGCTGACCCAGCTGTTCAAGTTCCAGTTCGTGCCCGTCCTGGTGCCGCCGTGGAACCGCATCGATCCGGAACTGCTGCCCTACCTGCCGGTCCTGGGCTACCGGGGGCTGTCCGCCGGATACAAGAAATCGCGCCCGGCGCCGCCCGCCGGCCTGCGCGTGGCCGACGCCCATTGCGACGTGCTCCACTGGAAGGACAAGCCCAACGTGCGCTTTGCCGGAACGGAAAAATGCCTGAAGCTGCTGGCCGACCACCTGAGGGACAAGCGCACGGGCCAGGCCGACGCGAGCGAGCCGTCCTGCGTGCTGACCCACCACATGGCCATGGACGCCGACGCCTGGGCGTTCGTGGAGGCCCTGTTCGAGGCGACCTCGGCCCACCCCGCCGCCACGTGGCTTTCTCCGGCCGCCATCTGGTCCGCCAAGGACTGA
- a CDS encoding glycosyltransferase family 4 protein — MSALSGKKTLGMVLKGYPRISETFISNEIRLLEEMGFTIHIYSMRAPRENFAHESVKRIKAKVTYLPESMIWGLPRLVYHNVRLFLRMPGRYRECLKLMKKRFRLAPKKHTWIKHMLQAGYIVQKSVIDDGVNLAHLHGHFAHTPTTVTMYAAKLACVPFSFTAHAKDIYTQDPERIRDKVERAKFVVTCTRYNEQYLRGRVANGKPIHCVYHGINLDLFSPNGRPPEAKPPYRILTVARFVEKKGLDTVLEALAGLRARGLDFRYTLVGEGKAKFNRQIKELVHRLGLDDVTTLPGTITHDEVIELLSHADCFTLGCREAKDGDRDGIPNVVAEAMATGVPVAATDVSGVPELVTHEQTGLLCPSNDPDGLAEIIQRALTDDDLRRRVIPAAVKRAHAVFNNKKLIRDLGEIYKSHGVPCGE, encoded by the coding sequence ATGTCCGCCCTTTCCGGCAAGAAGACCCTGGGCATGGTGCTCAAGGGGTATCCGCGCATTTCCGAGACCTTCATCTCCAACGAGATACGCCTGCTCGAGGAGATGGGCTTCACCATCCACATCTACTCCATGCGCGCCCCGCGCGAGAATTTCGCCCACGAGTCCGTCAAGCGGATCAAGGCCAAGGTCACCTACCTGCCCGAATCCATGATCTGGGGGCTGCCCCGGCTCGTCTACCACAACGTCCGCCTGTTCCTGCGCATGCCCGGCCGCTACCGCGAGTGCCTGAAGCTGATGAAAAAACGGTTCCGGCTCGCGCCCAAGAAGCACACCTGGATCAAGCACATGCTCCAGGCGGGCTACATCGTGCAGAAATCCGTCATCGACGACGGCGTGAACCTGGCCCACCTGCACGGCCACTTCGCCCACACCCCGACCACGGTGACCATGTACGCCGCCAAGCTCGCCTGCGTGCCCTTTTCCTTCACGGCCCACGCCAAGGACATCTACACCCAGGACCCGGAGCGCATCCGGGACAAGGTCGAACGGGCCAAGTTCGTGGTCACCTGCACCCGCTACAATGAACAATACCTGCGCGGCCGCGTGGCGAACGGCAAGCCGATCCACTGCGTGTACCACGGCATCAACCTCGACCTGTTCTCGCCCAACGGCCGCCCGCCCGAGGCGAAGCCGCCCTACCGGATCCTGACCGTGGCCCGGTTCGTGGAGAAAAAAGGGCTGGACACCGTGCTCGAGGCCCTGGCCGGGCTGCGCGCCCGGGGGCTCGATTTCCGCTACACCCTGGTCGGCGAGGGCAAGGCCAAATTCAACCGCCAAATCAAGGAACTGGTCCACAGGCTCGGGCTGGACGACGTGACCACCCTGCCCGGGACCATCACCCATGACGAGGTCATCGAGCTCCTGAGCCACGCGGACTGCTTCACCCTGGGCTGCCGCGAGGCCAAGGACGGGGACCGCGACGGCATCCCCAACGTGGTCGCCGAAGCCATGGCCACCGGCGTGCCCGTGGCCGCCACGGACGTGTCCGGCGTGCCCGAGCTGGTAACCCATGAACAGACCGGTCTGCTCTGCCCGTCCAACGACCCGGACGGACTGGCTGAAATCATCCAACGCGCCCTGACGGACGACGACCTGCGCCGCCGGGTCATCCCGGCCGCGGTCAAGCGCGCCCACGCGGTCTTCAACAACAAGAAGCTGATCCGCGACCTGGGCGAAATATACAAGTCCCACGGCGTGCCCTGCGGCGAATAG
- a CDS encoding 4Fe-4S dicluster domain-containing protein has protein sequence MPLRLLKPLRAALAVVFLALTVYLFLDFRETGARYLADPVLYLQFVPSLLAFLGEASLGAAGFIAVLALTLLLGRVYCSTVCPLGTFQDVVGRLFGKKRRGHAFAPARNGLRYGILALTACLFLAGSGLALHLLDPFSNFGRILSNLVRPVVLAANNLAVPLAESFGSSAVYRVQWPVPVPVAVGAALAMLLLVGWLGARHGRLYCNTVCPVGALLGLFAARSLLRVRFDAGACRECGRCERACKADCIDFKAKTVDAGRCVACGNCLAACRDHALRLTAPGAGGAMPGKDPGRRKFLVGLIGGSLGLAAVGARAAEPPKVVPSRPTTIPEKRTSPVSPPGSVGIEHFTAKCTACHLCVSACPSRVLAPSFLAYGLAGVMQPQMWFEAAHCNYDCTVCSEVCPSGAILPLTRERKRRTQTGVAHFIKENCVVHMDNTNCGACSEHCPTKAVHMVPYPNPSGRRLVIPEVNEAICVGCGGCEHACPTRPFRAIFVDGNPVHKRAEKPAEKKLEPLPEAGGDFPF, from the coding sequence ATGCCCCTTCGCCTGCTCAAACCCTTGCGGGCCGCCCTGGCCGTGGTCTTCCTGGCCCTGACCGTGTATCTGTTTCTGGATTTCCGGGAGACCGGGGCGCGGTATTTGGCCGATCCCGTGCTTTATCTCCAGTTCGTCCCGTCCCTGCTCGCCTTCCTGGGCGAGGCCTCCCTCGGGGCGGCGGGGTTTATCGCGGTCCTGGCCCTGACCCTGCTCCTGGGGCGTGTCTACTGTTCGACCGTCTGCCCCCTGGGCACGTTCCAGGACGTCGTCGGCAGGCTGTTCGGCAAGAAACGGCGCGGCCATGCCTTCGCCCCGGCCCGCAACGGCCTGCGCTACGGGATTCTCGCCCTGACCGCCTGCCTGTTTCTGGCCGGGAGCGGGCTGGCGCTCCACCTTCTCGACCCGTTCAGCAATTTCGGCCGGATCCTGTCCAACCTGGTCCGGCCCGTGGTCCTTGCGGCCAACAACCTGGCCGTCCCGCTGGCCGAGTCCTTCGGCTCCAGCGCGGTCTACCGGGTGCAGTGGCCCGTGCCCGTGCCGGTGGCCGTGGGCGCGGCCCTGGCCATGCTCCTCCTGGTCGGCTGGCTCGGCGCGCGGCACGGCCGCCTGTACTGCAACACGGTCTGTCCGGTGGGCGCGCTGCTCGGCCTGTTCGCCGCCCGGTCGCTGCTGCGCGTCCGTTTCGACGCCGGGGCGTGCCGGGAGTGCGGGCGGTGCGAGCGCGCATGCAAGGCGGACTGCATCGACTTCAAGGCCAAGACCGTGGATGCGGGCCGGTGCGTGGCCTGCGGCAACTGCCTGGCCGCCTGCCGGGACCACGCCCTGCGCCTGACCGCGCCCGGGGCGGGCGGCGCGATGCCGGGGAAGGACCCGGGCCGGAGGAAGTTTCTGGTCGGCCTGATCGGGGGGAGCCTGGGGCTGGCGGCCGTGGGGGCAAGGGCCGCCGAGCCGCCCAAGGTCGTTCCGAGCCGCCCGACCACTATTCCGGAGAAACGCACCAGTCCGGTCAGCCCGCCCGGCTCGGTGGGCATCGAACACTTCACCGCAAAGTGTACGGCCTGCCATCTGTGCGTGTCCGCCTGCCCGTCCCGGGTCCTGGCGCCGTCGTTTCTGGCCTACGGCCTGGCCGGAGTGATGCAGCCGCAGATGTGGTTCGAGGCCGCCCACTGCAACTATGACTGCACCGTCTGCTCCGAGGTCTGCCCCAGCGGGGCCATCCTGCCCCTGACCCGGGAGCGAAAGCGGCGCACCCAGACCGGCGTGGCCCATTTCATCAAGGAAAACTGCGTGGTCCATATGGACAACACCAACTGCGGGGCGTGCTCCGAGCACTGCCCGACCAAGGCGGTCCACATGGTTCCCTACCCGAATCCGAGCGGGCGCAGACTGGTCATTCCGGAGGTCAACGAGGCCATCTGCGTGGGCTGCGGCGGCTGCGAACACGCCTGCCCGACCCGGCCGTTTAGGGCCATCTTCGTGGACGGCAACCCGGTGCACAAGCGCGCCGAGAAGCCGGCGGAGAAAAAGTTGGAACCGCTCCCGGAAGCGGGCGGGGACTTCCCCTTCTGA